The segment aacagcagCAACATTCACCACCAGCTCCACCACCATACTCACATGTACAAACCCTCCTCCCAAACCACCCAGAGCTTGCCGGAGTCTAATGGCAGAGGCGGCACCACTACCACCGGTGGCAACCGCTCCGAGAGCATCGAGGACGGGAAGTCGGAGAGTGGTGGCAGCTGGAAGGCGGAGAGCGGAGGAGAAACGAAAGCGCTTGTTTTAAGGGAAGAATGTGAAGAAAGCAATGGGAGTGAGATTACACTTAAATTCTAGTGttagttaattaattaattaactaattagtattagttttattaattaaatttctGATGTTATAAATTAATTACTAAAGTTTTAGATATATAGTGAGGGGTAAAAAGGGCATAATGGGAAAGTGacagtttgttttttttttttatctctaaTCACAATTTGTATGCTTTTTTGGGGATTTTCTAATGATTAAAGTCCATATGTACGTCTTTCTTGGCTTTTGGTGTGTTTTGTGGACTTCTAATTTGTTGACCGATTTGCCCTTTTCATctcataaataattaaaatatatcaaTTTTGAATATAACTCGTTTGTGGATATTTTAAAAGACAGCAAAGCTACTGTTTGcggtgtcaaaaaaaaaaaaaaaaaaaaaaaaaaaaaaaggttgtttACAATTCAATTACATTGTTCCGATGGGTAGCGTACTGGATATATTGTCGTTTACATGACATTTGTGTGAATGCTTCTATATATTAAGCTTAAGCATGCATAGAAGAATGTCTTTTTACTAGGTTGTTTGTATTGCAGTTAAATGTCTATATATAATACATTGATAACAACCTGGCTACTTTCAGTTCCTACTCATTATAGCAATATACCTAACTTATCATTCATATATGGCAACATCTTTCGCAAAAAGTCAGATTTGTAGTTATGTGTATAACGCACCCTAACTTCCCTATAAAGAAATATCTCATAGATTTTTGTGGATCAATAATGGGCATTGCAAAGGATCCAATAAGAAGTGGCTGAATTGGAGAATGTACTTTGTGGAGCCGGTATATACACGCTAATAGGGTAACGATGATATGGAACTTAGGATTGTCTATGAATAATGTAAATTTATTTTCCAAATTGATATTTCAACCCTATATATGTACTGATATCATGAAATTCAATCTACAATACAAGGACACATTCGATTCAAGACACAAAAAACAAAAGCCAAATTACTAGAGAGAGAGTTAAAAgtgataagaaaaaaaaatcatttcattTTCCTTTATATAATATCTTGACAAATGGGTGTTATAATTGAATTAATTGTAGTCATTTAATGGTTTTTATTGCAACTATTCATCTTACAAAACATcagttatattataaattgcgcATTAAATACAATTTGAATTCAAGATTCCAAAATTAATGAAACTATCAAGTTTACCATAGCCATTCGTCGTCCGAGATCCAACTGATCTTATACAAGTGTGCACTCCGCATCATCTAACTTATATTAATATCGGTTAATAATCCTTGTTGACGTTATTAATTCCAAGTACATTTTAAATGTCTGGTGACACTAAAATTACCAACATAATCGTTGTCGATTTAAGTAGCCATCCCCTCTTTTTGTAGCAAAGGGTTGGGGATCGTTTGTGACCTTAGGGATATCAGTGGGGACAAACGGGACGGTGTTGCATCCCCCGTCCCCATCCTCAAAATTTCTCCATTCACTCGCCCCCAAAATTTCCAGCCTCCCTACCGCCGCCCCAACCTACTATCCCCTATGTGTTTTACATCACCTTGCTAAACACATGCTATGTGTAACGACCCAGATTCCTATCCATCTAATCTGAGGGAAATATCAGAGTTTTACATACATTGTGGAATTCTACTCTAATTAATACGTTTACTTCCCAGGACAAATCACAGGTTTACAATAAAAAAATCTACATACAAATATAGAACAAGGAAATATATCAATAGCATCCTACTATCTAAATCTTCCATGTTTTTCAGCCTTCTCTTCTGTTACCACGGTTGTTacaacctgaacctacaaaacATAGACATCTGTAGCATCAGACACAACGTGTCTGGTGAGTTATTCTTCTATCTTTTCTTATCTATATTTCATTCTCTTTCTCATACTCTATCATCTAACTCTTTCTCTAACaacatatacttctattattttttCTTCTTTCATCTATCTCATCTACTCTTTCTTTCTATATCTTTCTcgtctcatctaactctttctCTATCGTCTACCATGTTTCTCATACTCTTCTATTAGCCTTTTCTCAGGCCCTTCTCATACACTGCTCATACTCTATCTATTTACCTCTTCTTAGGATCTTCTCATACTTTGATCATAATCTAAGCTAAAATCGATGAATGATTTGGGTGTTCAATCGAAACAGTAAGTGTTATCTTCCCCATGTCAAAACCACCAAAACCAACATCAAGAAATTAGCTTTTGAAACCTTCAAAAACTCCATTGATGTTGAAACCTTCAAAACCTCCATTAATGAAAACATGAGACCCACTTGCTTTAACCCGATTCATTTAAATCTCAGAATTTTTTGCAATACCCACATCGAGATCTACTTCAACATATGTGTCGACAGTGATGGTGGTAATACCTTGTATTATGTGAATGGAATGACAAGTTCGTCTAATGGATGTATCCTGTGAATGGAATCACAAACTCGTTGATTCTTAGACTTCTCAAACTACCTAATACTTGTTGAATCTTGAAGAGAATTGATTGAAGTCATTTATGTATTCCTCCTTTTCCTTCATCAACAACTGTCCAAACACAAGATAACAGGCACCAACACTCTAATTTTTAGGCAGTGACGAGGCTGACCTAGATGAAATATATGAGCAAACTCCAACAACGGATGTAGATCCACATGCAGGTATCCGGTGGGACGACTTTAAACCCAAAATAAACTTGATATGGGTTAATTTTTGTATCTGGGttaatttttggatgaaattagaaGAAGATGATGTAATTAAAACTTCATATCTGCTTTGTTCTCTACCACCAAGCACGAAGAATTTTTGGATGAAatcagaagaagatgaagaatttctacaataatttggttatgaactggaaattatttgtttctacaATTGAAGAATCTGGGGGTGATCAACGATCCTTAATAGGTGGTCCTTTGACCCCCAACGTGTTTCAGATCTTTGATTTTTTAGCAAGCCCGATCCTTCTTAGTGTATCTGATAATTATAGTTTTCAgatcattgattttttttatgcatATAGATGAACACATAAATTGTTCCACTTGATTTTCTTTTCCACTGGTAAATCGATTTTATACaaaaggaagagagagagagagagagagagagagagagagagagagaggtcatctattatttttttaattgttaaaataaataaataaatattaaattttaaaaaaaatgaaagtgaaatgaaaaataaatgctccaagggtattatagtcatttcaattttcgaagggactattttcacatacaaaccactccaaaaggaccatgaatccaaaaaaactcggggtttggactaaaaccccaaaaatttgcataccatagagaccatttttgcaattttgtctatttttaaCACATTTTCCCTATAAATTCCTACTCTTAAAATTTTGGTCTTCACTAAGTCAAGGTAATCCTTCAGGTTTGTCTAATTCACAATTTTGGCTCCTATTCATTAGGGGTGGGAATTATTTTGTCCCGAACCAAAAAACCCGAAAATCAAATTGAACCGAAATCGATTTCAGACCGAACCATATTCAAATTCGGTTCGGTTTGGTGCAAGACCAAACCGAATTGTGAATTTGGTTTTTGGTTCGAGTTTCGGTCCCATGAGTTTAAACCAAATCAAAccaaaaaaaaactcaatttcataaattaattaattaaaaatatattttatattttatattaagtaaatgtattaattataaagtaaaaATTATTTTAACTCATTTACTCTTTAGATAATTTTGTATGAAACtttatatatttctttttgcAACTTTAGGTTTCTAtgttaaaaacattttattttatgtttgaaaattttttaagtttatatttGGTTTCCTCGGTTTTCAAACCAAACCAAACCGAATTAGAATTCGGTTTTCGGTTTGGTCTAGAGAATTTGAATTCGATTTGGTTCAGCGAATTGggccaaaaaaaaattcaaactaaAGAAACCGATTCGAAGAAACTAAAAAACCAAACCGATTCTCACCCCTACTATTCATATATTTTTCACTTAAGGCCTTTTTTGTTTATTCTCTTTTGATTATTTAACAGCAATATCTCTACAACTCTTTGTTAATTATTACTTAATTATTTTTacccaaaaaaaattatttcctATTAGAAAAGGCAAAATTGTTAGACCCATTTTAGGGAGTTGAATATTATATTTGAATATCCACATTggattttcgttttttttttccttgttCATCATTTTGGTTGTAATCGATCGTTCAATCAGATTCGTTAGGCATCATGCTTTCTATTGGTACAAAAGATACCATACAATCTTGTCTACCATGATCAAATATTCATTTCCAAACactatatataaaaatgtaaacTTGTATATGCAAATATCGATCAAGTAAGATTTCATGTAATTCTTCTTAGTGGAGAGTTTGCTAGGATATATCAAATTACGATTTTTGTTAGTCATTTTAAAGAATACTTTAGGGAGTTTTATTTTTTGCATTTGTAAAACTCTTTGGAGTTATTTTGTTTTAGAAGCAGGAAAAACATTCACCATTTTGCTATTGATTTCTATCtacattggaaaaaaaaaatgagttttctCTCAACATGTGAAATGACAATAATAACCCTAGTCAAAATAAAAGGTGAAAGCGTTTACTACATGCTATCAGTCATTAAGCCAATGTTATAACCACTTTCGTTAAGCCATGAGTCCATCTGTGTCCACTACATTGTGACTTTCTAATTCTTTCAATGTTGATCCAACAAGAGCCTGCAGAAAGAAAGTTGGACACAAGGGCAAATCTGTAAAAAAGCTAGAACTCAATGTCTCCTTTCATGACTACTCTTTCTATTAAGTTGTTCTGTCTAAATTAAGtcaaaaaacaataataataagagAGACTAACCTGGAGTTCCTCTTCACAGCTTTTAAGTTTCTCACTATAATCTCTCATATTAACAAAACATTTATGAAGctgcatcaaaaaaaaaaaaaaaaaaaaaattatacaacatgaatacaccaaaaaaaaaaaaaaggaattaatGGGAATCACCTTAATCAACTGTTTCTTGCGATTTGAAGTGAGTTTTTTAGCAGATGCAAGTGCATCCTCTAGTTTCTGTAACAAAAAATAAAGATCATGAAAAACTGTAGGAGGGTAGAATTGTAATTTGGTGTTTATTATGAGGATGTTAATTATAAGACCTGGGACTTTTCCTGCAACTTAGATACATGATCACCTTTCTCTTCTACAAGCTCTTCCATTCGATAAACCTGTGAAATGCAAGTTTAATATTAACACAAGGCAGTAAAACATAAAGCACAAACTTACTAATACTGTCTAAAAAGCACCacaattaacttttttttttttttgtttaaacagAAACAATTAATTATCATTATCATATAGATAAAAGCATTTTGAAAAGCAAAAACTCAAACCTCTTTCTGAAGTTCTTCTATTTTTTGGCGTGAAACATCGAGTTGTTTTGCAGCATGATGATCATGATCTCCATGACTTGACCCTGATGGATGCTCTCTGCTATGTCGATCATTGAAATCAGAACTGCATAAACATACATCAATTTGGTATGGGAACACAAATATAGTATTTTgctaaaagggtaaaatggtaatctTACCCATTTTGTAATTTAGTTGTTTGATCTTTATACTTGTTTCCACTCCTATGATGAATGTCATTTCTTCTTATCTCCTTCTCTTGATCCCTATCATTTTCCCATGCTTGATCACCTTCATGTCCCCTGTCTCTGTTCCGGTCTCTGTCTCTGTCAGTGTCAGTGTCTCTGTCAATGAAACGGTTGCGTGTCCGATCAAGATCACGTGCACGCTCATATCCCCTTTCTTTATCTTGATCAAGGTCTCTAGACCTATCCCTTACACGACCAtagtttctctctctatctctaccCCTATCCACCTCTACATCTCTGTCATTACTATTTCTTCGAAAATTGTCACGTTCACGCCCAAAGTTTGACCTTCCACCTCTACTTTTGACTTCATTCACCTTAACAACTCGTCCATCAACAGTCTGAAATGAAACAGATCCATGGATTCAGAAGATtgaaaaaaactaaaagaaagaaagaaagacatTAAGATGTGACCAAATATAATTTTATACAAATACCCTTCCATCCATATCATTGATGGCATCAACTGCAGATCGGGGATTTGTGAAAGTAACAAAGCCATAGCATTTTCCACCTACTCCACGATCATTGATTATCTGGAAGTGATATGTAAAAGCAGATGAAATTAGGTCATCTTCTATATATTGAGGCAACAAAATGGCAATATGAAAGTGAAAACTACCACAAAATGAATGATTCCTTATAAGATTTTTTAAGCCGGATACATGGATATGTTTTAGGGAAAATAGAATGAAGTTACTGAAGATTATGTAGCTTTATTGAAATTACATGGTGAGTTCATGCTAACTGATAATCCATCACAAACGTTTAAAAAGTTTACTCTTGACAGACTCTTAATAAAGGAAACACTACTAACGATTTTGGTTCATCAATCGTAAGCTACAAGTAATAC is part of the Lactuca sativa cultivar Salinas chromosome 7, Lsat_Salinas_v11, whole genome shotgun sequence genome and harbors:
- the LOC111883884 gene encoding uncharacterized protein LOC111883884 isoform X2, with protein sequence MTVDDENSVYVGNLPYDATEDSIRSVFDIYGQIIAVKIINDRGVGGKCYGFVTFTNPRSAVDAINDMDGRTVDGRVVKVNEVKSRGGRSNFGRERDNFRRNSNDRDVEVDRGRDRERNYGRVRDRSRDLDQDKERGYERARDLDRTRNRFIDRDTDTDRDRDRNRDRGHEGDQAWENDRDQEKEIRRNDIHHRSGNKYKDQTTKLQNGEHPSGSSHGDHDHHAAKQLDVSRQKIEELQKEVYRMEELVEEKGDHVSKLQEKSQKLEDALASAKKLTSNRKKQLIKLHKCFVNMRDYSEKLKSCEEELQALVGSTLKELESHNVVDTDGLMA
- the LOC111883884 gene encoding uncharacterized protein LOC111883884 isoform X1, with protein sequence MTVDDENSVYVGNLPYDATEDSIRSVFDIYGQIIAVKIINDRGVGGKCYGFVTFTNPRSAVDAINDMDGRTVDGRVVKVNEVKSRGGRSNFGRERDNFRRNSNDRDVEVDRGRDRERNYGRVRDRSRDLDQDKERGYERARDLDRTRNRFIDRDTDTDRDRDRNRDRGHEGDQAWENDRDQEKEIRRNDIHHRSGNKYKDQTTKLQNGSDFNDRHSREHPSGSSHGDHDHHAAKQLDVSRQKIEELQKEVYRMEELVEEKGDHVSKLQEKSQKLEDALASAKKLTSNRKKQLIKLHKCFVNMRDYSEKLKSCEEELQALVGSTLKELESHNVVDTDGLMA